From the genome of Marinibacterium anthonyi, one region includes:
- a CDS encoding Transposase IS66 family protein has translation MQTEIISYKRHRFPPQIIAHVVWLYVRFNLSLREVEEMMLARGVDVSYETIRRWSVKFGPLIAHALRGRQPRPGDVWHLDEVVVKIAGRSYWLWRAVDQHGFVLEEILQSRRDKRAARRLLVKLMKRWGFVPKRIITDKLRSYGAAKREVAPGLDHWSHKGLNNRAENSHLPFRKRERVMQGFRSPGGLQRFVSMQSATRNSFSIPARRRSALTIRYHRLEAFEAWKSAAQAA, from the coding sequence ATGCAGACAGAGATAATCAGCTACAAACGCCATCGGTTCCCGCCCCAGATCATTGCTCATGTTGTCTGGCTCTACGTCCGGTTCAACTTGAGCCTGCGCGAGGTCGAGGAGATGATGCTAGCACGTGGCGTGGACGTTTCGTATGAGACAATCCGGCGCTGGAGCGTCAAGTTCGGTCCCCTGATCGCCCACGCTCTACGGGGACGGCAGCCGCGCCCCGGCGATGTCTGGCATCTGGACGAAGTCGTGGTCAAGATCGCGGGCCGGTCATACTGGCTCTGGCGCGCGGTCGACCAACACGGCTTTGTTCTTGAGGAAATTCTCCAATCGAGGCGAGACAAGCGCGCCGCAAGGCGGCTTTTGGTCAAGCTGATGAAGCGTTGGGGCTTCGTGCCAAAAAGGATCATTACGGACAAACTGCGCTCGTATGGTGCCGCAAAGCGCGAGGTCGCGCCTGGCCTTGATCATTGGTCACACAAGGGACTCAATAACCGCGCAGAAAACAGCCACCTGCCCTTCCGAAAACGAGAGCGAGTAATGCAAGGCTTCCGATCGCCTGGTGGATTGCAACGCTTCGTCTCCATGCAGTCCGCAACCCGAAATTCCTTCTCCATCCCAGCCCGCCGTCGTTCCGCTCTTACCATACGCTACCATCGGCTCGAAGCATTCGAGGCGTGGAAATCCGCGGCACAGG